ATGATGATTTAATGGGAAACTGGGTCAAAAAATCAGCATTTGACGGACCTGCAAGATCTAGTGCAACAAGTTTTGTTATTGGAGATTATGCTTATGTAGCAACTGGTTATACGGGAGATGTTTACCTAAAAGATTTATGGGCTTATAATTCAACTGGAGATTATTGGGAACAAAAAGCTGATTTTATTGGGGTGGGAAGAAGTTCTGCATCTAGTTTTGCTTTAAACTCTAAGGGATATGTTGGTCTTGGATACGATGGAACGAACAGACTGAAAGATTTCTATCAGTACGATCCAACAAGCAACAGCTGGACCCAAAAAACTGATTTTGGCGGAACTGCACGTTATGCAGCAGTAGGTTTTCAAGCTGGCGGAAAAGCATATTTCGGAACTGGATATGATGGAAATTATTTGAAAGATTTTTATCAATACGACGATCAAGCCAATACATGGACTCTTGTAAACGGATTCAGCGGTAACAAAAGACGTAATGCCACTGTATTTGTAATTTCAGATAAAGCGTATTTGGTAACTGGAGTTAACAACGGTGTTTATCAAGAAGATTTTTGGGAATTTGATCCCGCAACAGATGTATGGACCAGAAAAAGAGATGTGGATAAAGATACTGACGACGATTACTCATACAATGATGATTATGCGATCGTAAGAGCCAATGCTTCTAGTTTCTCTATGAATGGACTTGGATATATTGTAGGTGGTGAAAACATTAAAACCGTTTGGGA
This is a stretch of genomic DNA from Flavobacterium endoglycinae. It encodes these proteins:
- a CDS encoding Kelch repeat-containing protein, producing the protein MSNFKKGLLFATLLTSLFFVSCSNDDDDDDLMGNWVKKSAFDGPARSSATSFVIGDYAYVATGYTGDVYLKDLWAYNSTGDYWEQKADFIGVGRSSASSFALNSKGYVGLGYDGTNRLKDFYQYDPTSNSWTQKTDFGGTARYAAVGFQAGGKAYFGTGYDGNYLKDFYQYDDQANTWTLVNGFSGNKRRNATVFVISDKAYLVTGVNNGVYQEDFWEFDPATDVWTRKRDVDKDTDDDYSYNDDYAIVRANASSFSMNGLGYIVGGENIKTVWEYNPSTDLWVERTPMEGATRTDAVGFTINNRGFYMLGRVGSTYFDDAWEFKPLDEQSDDDN